The following proteins come from a genomic window of Populus nigra chromosome 6, ddPopNigr1.1, whole genome shotgun sequence:
- the LOC133695963 gene encoding protein LURP-one-related 14-like: protein MTVYGVPPVSVVGESYCAPYPLELIVKKKIKKLSNAQFEVFDLSGNLLLQVDGGVWNFQLKRVLRDPAGFPILTIRGKVLTLWHKWKAHAGESTDDSNVLFTVKQSHPLQIKKAINVFLTNNSKKKEPDFHISGSYTSLSFKVYEGRRLIAEVKHNFTLESFCKGKERYKVKVYPEVDYAFVVALLVILDENDTP from the exons ATGACGGTTTATGGGGTTCCTCCTGTTAGTGTGGTTGGGGAAAGCTATTGCGCCCCATACCCCCTGGAGTTGATTGtcaagaagaagattaaaaaaCTATCCAATGCACAATTTGAAGTATTTGATCTCAGTGGAAACCTCCTCCTCCAGGTAGATGGTGGTGTCTGGAACTTCCAGTTGAAAAGAGTTTTGCGTGATCCTGCTGGTTTTCCTATCCTCACGATCCGCGGAAAG GTACTTACACTATGGCATAAATGGAAGGCTCATGCAGGTGAAAGCACGGATGACAGCAATGTCCTTTTCACTGTAAAGCAATCCCATCCTCTCCAAATTAAAAAAGCGATCAACGTCTTCTTGACCaacaactccaagaaaaaagaaCCTGACTTTCACATAAGTGGATCTTATACTTCTTTGTCATTCAAAGTTTATGAAGGCCGTAGACTCATTGCAGAG GTCAAGCATAACTTCACGCTTGAGAGTTTCTGCAAGGGGAAGGAAAGATACAAGGTTAAAGTTTATCCAGAGGTTGATTATGCATTCGTTGTGGCGTTGCTCGTAATTCTTGACGAGAATGACACCCCTTGA